The DNA segment GATGTTTGGCAAATAAACGTTCAAGGGCAACACTAATTCGTGATGTCATGCTGCTACTTCCTCTTCAAGCACTTCTTCATCTAATTCATCTAATTCATCTAATTCATCTTCTATACTTTGCGCTGCTAACATATCTGTCATATAAACCCTACTCCGCAATCGTTCTATCAAAGCCTTTCTTCGCTGTTCATAAAACCGCTTAAAATCCGAGAACGCTAAACTCACATCTTCCGTTAGCAATAAACTCTGTTTCGTAACACTAATGCCTGGGCTACCAACCCAATCAACTAATTCCTTTGCTTTCTTTGACATATTTTGTGAGTCATTCAATAAATGCAAGTTGGCAATACTATTCCACTTTTTCACATCAGCGTAAAAAACCATCAACTCTGCATCTTCTTTTAAGAAAGCGTGTGACTTAATTTTTTTCTTTTGAAAAGCATCTTTAGGGTGTAAATGGTCAATATGAAAGGTCTCAGTCGGATTCATCTCAGGAAAAAGTAAATGTAATAATGCGCGACAACGGCCGTTACCATGTTGAATATCTAGCAAGTTATCCAAGTATTCAGCATCAAAACGGAGGTCTTTGTTCGAACCTTTATACTTATCAATTATCTGCTCAAGTGGAAAAGCAGATTGATGTAAATTATTCCTTAAGACTTCTCGCATCCCCGATAAAATAGTATCAGCCTGACCACCAAATACACCTTTCAACAACGCCATATAGAACCACTGGCTAATTGTTTTACGTTCTTCATCAGCTTTAGCCAGGTTATTAATCGAAACATACAAAGCACTATTGTTTATTGTCTTTTTATACAAATAATAACTAATAGGTATTACCGCATTTTTTGAAGTAAGCGAATCTGGGTTAATACCTAAGCGTCTGATCAATTTAAACGATTCACGTATACAATCTTTAATGCTACTCCACTGTGACTGGATGTTGGCAACTTGTTCAGCTTTAAAGTTCTTCACTTTAAATTTCACATCCGCATCGGTCAGCATCAAGCAGGTTTTTAACACCCAGTCTCTACTTAAATAAAATCCCATCTCTGCACTTTGATGAATTTCTTTCACCAAAGTATCAATTTCTTTTCTAAAATCGCCATCCCAATTTGAGATGGCAATTGACATCAACAAGTCAGAAAAATCAAGTTTAGTGCCGCCACTATTCGTACGAATAAATACATCTAGAACATGGTCTATTTGTTGGCTAGTTTCGTTAAAATAATGGATGATCATTTTGTTACGGAACGCGTCATAGAGCTTTAGTAAAGTCTTTCTAGCAAAAGTGTTATCCGTTAATTCATGTGTATCTAAATAGGGCATCACCACATTAAATAAAACATCATCCACGTCATTTTCTTGAGCAAAATTTAAGACTTCATGCATGCAAAACCAGTGATGCTTCTTTTCATTTACACTAACAGAATCTTGATATTGTTTCTCGGTAAGAAACTTAAAGCGATACTTCATTAATGATTCATCTTCTTCTCGATTTTCTGCTGTCATTAAATCGAGGTATAATTTTCTAGGTGGCAACTTGTTATCATCTTGTGCCGATGGCCAATGAACTCTGGGCTGCTTATAGGCATAAGTACTGCATAGACCAATGTATAGACTGGTTAATCTTTGCTGCCCATCAATAACAGCTTTAAAGTTTTTAAAACTGGCATTGGTAATTTGCTCAGGATTCTCTTCATTAAAGCGTTTACAATAACCTTTTAAAAACTGATAAAATTTATAGTTTTTCTTTATCTCGCCATCTTTCACTTCCCACATCATAAAACTATTAATGGGAAAATCGCGCATTATCGAATCAAATAGCACACATATCTGCTGGCTACTCCAGACAAACTTTCGCTGAATAGCAGGCAACAAAAAATCATTATTATTAATGCTATCTATCGCTTCTTTTATACTTATCGCTTTTTCGTACTGACCAGCCATATTATTTCCTTTTGATAAGTCTATTTACTTAAACCTGGCACTTTTTTAAGTGCTTTACCAAATAATGGATAGTTATGTTTAACGCCGTCATCTAAGTCAATCTCAATCTTCTGCCCGGCTAATGGGTATAACACGTCATGCTCATAGTCTTTAATTTCAGCGATGACTTTATTGATTTTAGTGATCGCTTTGATCGCCTGAGTTTTGTCTTTTGGGCTAGCAGAAACACTTATTTCAACTTGCACATAACTGTCTTTACGGGCTTCTAGTTTGGTGCGGAATTCTCGCAAGTAGTCATTCAATATCACGCTTACGGTATCACTCTGATAACGGTGCATATAAATTAGCGCGTTAAACGAGCCTTTAGGGCTGGAGAATAGCCAATAAATAGGACGTTTTTTGTAACGCTTAATATGATCAGCATAGAAGTCTTTGACAAAGAATTTTTTAATGTCTTTGCCAATAGCCTCTTCAATAAACGAGAGGTTTTCAGTGAAATTATCTTCGCCAAAGGTCACTTTTAAAAATGTTTTAAAACGCTCGGTAATGTCATCTTCAAACCAATCGCCATCAAAATCGATAATCGGGATAACATTGTCTTTATCAGGCATAAATGACGGTAAAGGAACTTGTTTAAGGTAGTTTTCTAAAGTCTCGCCTTGGTTAGCAAGGATAAGGCCTTCTTTGTCAAGCGAGTAGCGGCCAAACATACAACCAACGGAGTAAGATAAAAAGTCGGCAACAGTATCTTTCAGATAGAGTCTCAATAATTCAAATTCGTTATTATCTCCATATCGATAATTAGGATTACAGAATAAAGATATATTACTTAACTCAACTTTCTCATCCAACTCATGCTTGAGGCCGTACGCTTCTATGAAATTTTTATTGTTTAACTCCTCAAGCTGATGTAGATGCCTCGTTGTTTCAATTGAATTATTAAAAAACAAATCAAACTGGTCTTTAAAAGTTTTTGAGACACAATATCCTTCGACTAGTGGCAAGCACATAAATTCGCTTGAAGTCTCTACAGAACTCCAGTCATTTTTAGAAATTTCGATACATGTTTTTGGGGCGTCAGCTAAAGGCATTTCATCCCAATCTATACTCTTTACAGGAAGAGCTGAAATATGCCCGCTCTGAAAATCAAGAGTGGGTGCTATAAACTGAAGAAATTTTTCTGCTAGTTTCGAATTCAAAAATCCAGCGACACTGAAAATAGGAAGATCTTTTACAAAAACACATGGTCCTGTTGACTCAAAAATATGTCCTTCAGGAAAATACCTAAAAGCTACATTACTAGATATCCTAGACCAAGATAGCCCTGATTTTTTATAGTTGTGTGCATTTCGAAGATTAGACCCCTTAAATTCTTTCAGTTCTTTACCTTCATCCTCCCAATTAATCACATAATCATTATTTCCATACCATTTCCTAAATGAGCCTCCTTTTTGACAAGGAAGCCATTTATCAGATTTTTTCGACACTTCCCACCACAACCTTAGGAATCTACCATTATCTCCAGTATCAAGTCCCTTCCCTATATCGGAAAAATCTGATAGATTTTGAGCGTTAGAAAATACATCAATAATCCTATCAGATATCCAGTAAGCAACTGGCTTACCTGGCAATTTTTTAAAGTCATTTATAGTGGCAGAGAAACTAATATCCGTTCTATCACCTAAAAGCAGAGCTTCTTTCTCTTTTTCTGACCGCCCGTCAACCAACCTTATATAGGAATAAGCTACTTCCGGTTTAGAAGCACTTTCAATAACAAATGCCGTAGTAGAAACCACCTCACCACCAATACTATCGAACGCCCGCGTACCTAAGTGAGCCATTGATACGATAGTTGAGTTATCTAGTAACTTGTACCTCAACCCTTCGAAGGAAGACAGAAACATCCAACTCTGCATATTAATCATCGCTGAATATCCCTTTTTCATAATTAGAGCCAGATCACGTTCCATAAACATTGCAAACAAATCAGCTTTACTTACTGGATAATTATCTTTTGCCCACTTCGCAAGCCTTGGGTTCATACTTTTCCCCCCCATATAGGGAGGGTTAGCAACCACCACATGATATTTAGAACTGAGGTAATCTGCTTGCTTTAATACTTTTAAAACAGATTCATGGGTATCTGCAATAAACAACTGTCCTGCAACATCTTTAG comes from the Moritella yayanosii genome and includes:
- a CDS encoding DUF262 domain-containing protein, producing MAGQYEKAISIKEAIDSINNNDFLLPAIQRKFVWSSQQICVLFDSIMRDFPINSFMMWEVKDGEIKKNYKFYQFLKGYCKRFNEENPEQITNASFKNFKAVIDGQQRLTSLYIGLCSTYAYKQPRVHWPSAQDDNKLPPRKLYLDLMTAENREEDESLMKYRFKFLTEKQYQDSVSVNEKKHHWFCMHEVLNFAQENDVDDVLFNVVMPYLDTHELTDNTFARKTLLKLYDAFRNKMIIHYFNETSQQIDHVLDVFIRTNSGGTKLDFSDLLMSIAISNWDGDFRKEIDTLVKEIHQSAEMGFYLSRDWVLKTCLMLTDADVKFKVKNFKAEQVANIQSQWSSIKDCIRESFKLIRRLGINPDSLTSKNAVIPISYYLYKKTINNSALYVSINNLAKADEERKTISQWFYMALLKGVFGGQADTILSGMREVLRNNLHQSAFPLEQIIDKYKGSNKDLRFDAEYLDNLLDIQHGNGRCRALLHLLFPEMNPTETFHIDHLHPKDAFQKKKIKSHAFLKEDAELMVFYADVKKWNSIANLHLLNDSQNMSKKAKELVDWVGSPGISVTKQSLLLTEDVSLAFSDFKRFYEQRRKALIERLRSRVYMTDMLAAQSIEDELDELDELDEEVLEEEVAA
- the pglX gene encoding BREX-1 system adenine-specific DNA-methyltransferase PglX, with the protein product MDTSRLKKFAQYARRSLIEQVQSKLKLVLAEDSLASREHPKVVKELSAKCHEMGETQLIEQVAYIWFNRFCALRFMDVNQYNRIMVVSPIAGQFQPEILAEAKAGHIDDSLVGDKAREKVFGLLSGTVSSRDGQTEAYRLMIVAVCNDYHRLMPYLFARIEDYTELLMPDDLLSGNSILAYTREAMTPENCESVESIGWLYQFYISEKKDQVFADLKKNIKISPKNIPAATQLFTPHWIVRYLVENSLGRLWMLNNPDSKVIEQMDYYIKPVEEETDFLIITSPEELKICDPACGSGHMLTYAYDLLYAIYLDANYDPIDIPELILTKNLYGIEIDERAAELAAFALSMKALKGNPADESNNRRRFFRNPIKPNICHLEKVKIDDDELEQYMEFVGTDLFTKDLRTTLKEFEEADNFGSLIQPTLTNANDVLAMLEAKDVAGQLFIADTHESVLKVLKQADYLSSKYHVVVANPPYMGGKSMNPRLAKWAKDNYPVSKADLFAMFMERDLALIMKKGYSAMINMQSWMFLSSFEGLRYKLLDNSTIVSMAHLGTRAFDSIGGEVVSTTAFVIESASKPEVAYSYIRLVDGRSEKEKEALLLGDRTDISFSATINDFKKLPGKPVAYWISDRIIDVFSNAQNLSDFSDIGKGLDTGDNGRFLRLWWEVSKKSDKWLPCQKGGSFRKWYGNNDYVINWEDEGKELKEFKGSNLRNAHNYKKSGLSWSRISSNVAFRYFPEGHIFESTGPCVFVKDLPIFSVAGFLNSKLAEKFLQFIAPTLDFQSGHISALPVKSIDWDEMPLADAPKTCIEISKNDWSSVETSSEFMCLPLVEGYCVSKTFKDQFDLFFNNSIETTRHLHQLEELNNKNFIEAYGLKHELDEKVELSNISLFCNPNYRYGDNNEFELLRLYLKDTVADFLSYSVGCMFGRYSLDKEGLILANQGETLENYLKQVPLPSFMPDKDNVIPIIDFDGDWFEDDITERFKTFLKVTFGEDNFTENLSFIEEAIGKDIKKFFVKDFYADHIKRYKKRPIYWLFSSPKGSFNALIYMHRYQSDTVSVILNDYLREFRTKLEARKDSYVQVEISVSASPKDKTQAIKAITKINKVIAEIKDYEHDVLYPLAGQKIEIDLDDGVKHNYPLFGKALKKVPGLSK